The nucleotide window AGTTGGGATTTCTCGTATAACCATCTATCCACCCCCCActactcttcctctttttgtcCCTTTCAAATACCGATTTGGTGCTCGCCGCCAGATATCTTAGTGGCGGTGAGACTAAATCTCCAGCATAAGTAATTCTGGAGTTTCCTTGCAACCGTTTACATAGAAGGATCGTACTTCTTTTATCCAACCTAAACAAAACCGCCCCTGGGATCAAGACCGGAGCCACCCAACATGAGTGGTTCCCGTCCGTCATCTCTCACCTCTGAGGCCTCAGTAGGTCGAGCCGTCGACTCTTCAAATTTCCCAGTACAAGTGCAGCAGCCAACAAGAGCACCCGCccaagaaaaggaggacGTCATCTCAACAATATCACCCAGCAATGACCCTACTACCTACCAGCCGGGCCCCGTACCCGTCCCGAACCCGGACCCGGACCCGAACCTAGACACTTCAGACATCAACGCCTCCCAAGACCCCGAAGCCAACCTCACCCGCCTCTCCTCCGGACCCGCCTACACTGTCTTCCCCCCCTCCACCCGTAAATGGATCGTAACCATGATCACCTTTGCCGGCTTCATCAGTCCCATGACCGCCAACATCTACTTTCCCGTTCTCGACGCCGTCGCCCGGGACCTTAACGTCTCCATCAGCAAAGCCAACCTGACTTTGACCACCTACATGATCATGCAGGCCTTTTCGCCTACCCTTTACGGCGACTTTGGTGACGCGGCTGGTCGTAGACCggcctttattatttcctttatcgTCTACATCTGCGCCAACTTGGGACTGGCGCTACAAAAGAACTATGCGGCGCTGTTGGTCTTGAGGATGTTGCAGAGTTTTGGAAGTTCCGGGAGCTTGGCGCTCTGTTACGCAGTCGTGGCTGACGTCGCTGTTTCCGCCGAGAGGGGAAAATACATGGGTTTTGTTTCGGCGGGGATCAACATCGGTCCTTCCCTTTCGCCCGTCATCGGTGGCGTGATCGGGCAGTACCTGGGCTGGCACGCCATCTTTTGGTTTTGTCTGATCTACACGGGGGTCTGGTTGGTGCCGTATGTTCTGTTGGTGCCGGAGACGTGCAGAAACGTGGTCGGCAATGGGTCGACGAAGCCGCAGGCGTGGTGGAATATGACGGTGGTGGATTAtgtgaaggggaggaagaggaggaggagaagaagaagacatccTCCCGGCTccagagaggaggagga belongs to Neurospora crassa OR74A linkage group IV, whole genome shotgun sequence and includes:
- a CDS encoding MFS transporter; translation: MSGSRPSSLTSEASVGRAVDSSNFPVQVQQPTRAPAQEKEDVISTISPSNDPTTYQPGPVPVPNPDPDPNLDTSDINASQDPEANLTRLSSGPAYTVFPPSTRKWIVTMITFAGFISPMTANIYFPVLDAVARDLNVSISKANLTLTTYMIMQAFSPTLYGDFGDAAGRRPAFIISFIVYICANLGLALQKNYAALLVLRMLQSFGSSGSLALCYAVVADVAVSAERGKYMGFVSAGINIGPSLSPVIGGVIGQYLGWHAIFWFCLIYTGVWLVPYVLLVPETCRNVVGNGSTKPQAWWNMTVVDYVKGRKRRRRRRRHPPGSREEEEEEEEAKRQAERTRPKLRFPNPFNTLKVVFNPDLGLLISYGTMVYLVFILICATLGTQFADRYGYNQLETGLCYLPYGIGCTVAAVVQGRILDWNYRRWAKKMGMTIDYKRGDDLSKFPIERARLQPVIPILGIGVVATIGYAWALETTTHVAGPLVLLFVVGLCVTGSFSLVNTLVVDLYPEAPATAVAATNLVRCLCGAGATAFIEAMLQKMGVGWTFTFWPLVLVVFSPIIYLLVTRGPGWRAQRKARFQRERERREQKERSANEESLESSDNSSASVEKTEEGDGEKRMVDGIFVTEAKKGQGLSS